Proteins found in one Paenibacillus dendritiformis genomic segment:
- a CDS encoding GNAT family N-acetyltransferase: MLSQSMYVLHEGKPKRLTIRNYSLSDTEALIDIQRASFPPPFPEELWWNREQIGEHVSRFPAGALCAEMDGQAVGSMTALMLPPAAEAEHLSWEAATDNGYIRHHDPAGRTLYVVDLCVRPEYRKYGIGQWMMQAMYATVVHLGLDRLLGGARMPGYGAVADEMTAEQYVQEVMEGRRHDPVVSFLLRCGRTPVAVVPDYLEDEQSANYGLLMEWRNPFL; encoded by the coding sequence ATGCTCAGCCAATCGATGTATGTGCTGCATGAAGGCAAGCCGAAGCGGCTGACCATCCGCAATTACAGTTTGTCCGATACCGAAGCGCTCATTGACATTCAGCGCGCCTCGTTCCCGCCGCCCTTCCCCGAGGAACTATGGTGGAACCGCGAGCAGATCGGAGAGCATGTGTCCCGCTTTCCGGCGGGGGCGCTCTGCGCCGAGATGGACGGGCAGGCCGTCGGATCGATGACCGCCCTCATGCTTCCGCCTGCTGCCGAAGCCGAGCATCTGTCCTGGGAAGCGGCGACGGACAACGGGTATATCCGCCACCACGATCCGGCGGGGCGAACCTTATATGTCGTCGATCTATGCGTCCGCCCCGAATACCGGAAGTATGGAATCGGGCAATGGATGATGCAGGCGATGTACGCCACGGTCGTCCACCTCGGGCTGGACCGGCTTCTGGGCGGAGCCCGCATGCCCGGCTACGGCGCCGTCGCGGATGAGATGACCGCCGAGCAATATGTGCAGGAGGTCATGGAAGGCCGGCGGCACGATCCGGTCGTCAGCTTTTTGCTCCGCTGCGGCCGCACGCCCGTCGCGGTCGTGCCCGATTATTTGGAGGATGAGCAGTCGGCCAATTACGGACTGCTAATGGAATGGCGCAATCCGTTCCTCTAA